The following proteins come from a genomic window of Bradyrhizobium paxllaeri:
- a CDS encoding GIY-YIG nuclease family protein: MNAVNDFTLDVEDHKTTTANVYILRNGTDNIFKIGRTIDIETRLRQLRTGNPQLTVYQLIETDNDVLCESYLHKRLSTKQISGRSSQEFFAVTPAELEPIILDAKAYLEECLPVLLEAERMQETDSDGSIKIPGNAAISMHQEMLEVAEQIRRLKSVMEEQIAGLESRYDYLEAEIKVTMGTAAELKGIATWKTGARSAFDQTAFKEAEPKLYEQYKKQSRTRMFRLVKVK, translated from the coding sequence ATGAACGCGGTCAATGACTTTACGTTGGACGTTGAAGATCACAAAACAACTACGGCGAATGTTTACATTCTGCGGAATGGTACTGACAACATTTTCAAGATCGGCCGGACAATCGACATCGAGACGCGATTGCGGCAGTTGAGGACGGGGAATCCGCAACTCACCGTCTACCAATTGATCGAGACGGACAACGATGTGCTTTGCGAAAGCTATCTGCATAAACGGCTTAGTACCAAGCAGATTAGCGGCAGATCATCGCAGGAGTTTTTTGCGGTGACGCCAGCGGAGCTTGAACCGATCATCTTGGACGCCAAGGCGTATCTTGAGGAGTGTTTGCCGGTGCTCTTGGAAGCCGAGAGAATGCAGGAAACCGATAGCGATGGATCGATCAAGATACCCGGTAACGCGGCGATCTCGATGCATCAGGAAATGTTGGAAGTGGCGGAGCAAATCCGCCGCCTGAAATCTGTAATGGAGGAACAGATTGCGGGCCTGGAGTCGCGGTACGATTATCTTGAGGCGGAAATAAAGGTGACGATGGGCACCGCTGCCGAGTTGAAGGGTATTGCAACATGGAAGACCGGTGCGCGAAGCGCGTTTGATCAAACGGCTTTCAAGGAGGCGGAGCCGAAGCTTTATGAGCAATACAAGAAACAATCCCGTACCCGCATGTTTAGGTTAGTGAAGGTGAAGTAA
- a CDS encoding nuclear transport factor 2 family protein encodes MSSFDPMAAAIDWLDAYRASDLPITDLYSKSDALECCNGQATVVGRAAITEYWRLQFAESPAGELESLQVEGDEVVVSYAVPGDVRQTALEFGDTERSLKVDAGTYEVKIGATRFCQTQFLALTGTRISMLTARGPRNETFLQRTQYARESMRALLAAYEVLGRSRGIQAVQMRELRSCQHGKR; translated from the coding sequence ATGAGTTCCTTTGACCCGATGGCCGCAGCGATTGATTGGCTGGACGCTTACCGCGCAAGCGATCTTCCGATAACAGACTTGTACTCTAAGAGCGACGCGCTGGAATGCTGCAATGGTCAGGCGACAGTAGTTGGCCGCGCCGCAATCACCGAATATTGGCGGCTGCAATTCGCCGAGAGTCCAGCTGGCGAACTTGAAAGCTTGCAGGTAGAGGGTGACGAGGTGGTGGTTTCATACGCGGTGCCTGGCGACGTTCGCCAGACAGCTCTCGAATTTGGTGACACGGAGAGATCGTTAAAAGTCGATGCCGGCACGTATGAAGTGAAAATTGGCGCAACGCGCTTCTGTCAAACGCAGTTTCTGGCTTTAACCGGAACGCGAATCTCTATGCTGACGGCGCGAGGACCTCGGAATGAAACTTTTCTTCAGAGAACGCAGTACGCCCGTGAGAGCATGCGAGCTTTGCTTGCAGCCTATGAAGTTCTTGGGCGATCACGCGGAATTCAGGCTGTTCAGATGCGAGAGCTGCGCTCTTGTCAGCACGGAAAGCGCTGA
- a CDS encoding septal ring lytic transglycosylase RlpA family protein — protein MRLLHFGILAIAAITVWLVVQVDPVAAQSFDDRWSIIPKAHAEPAPEPPNESKQNLQEQPSTGQEQTSRRSSGRSASRSFNRAFSGKASYYSYSKRKTASGSLFNRDALTAAHRSLPFGTRVRVTEQTNYKSVVVRITDRGPWVRGRVLDLSLGAARSLGITDRGVAQVRADVL, from the coding sequence ATGCGTCTGCTCCATTTTGGAATACTCGCGATTGCTGCAATCACGGTTTGGTTGGTAGTGCAAGTAGATCCTGTTGCAGCACAATCCTTCGACGATAGATGGTCCATCATCCCAAAGGCCCACGCAGAACCAGCTCCCGAGCCGCCCAACGAGAGCAAGCAAAATCTGCAAGAGCAACCGTCGACAGGGCAAGAGCAGACAAGCCGTCGCTCGTCAGGTCGCTCGGCATCTCGATCTTTCAACCGCGCGTTCTCCGGAAAAGCCTCCTACTATTCATACTCGAAGAGGAAAACGGCCAGCGGCTCCTTGTTCAATCGAGATGCGCTGACTGCTGCGCACCGCAGCTTGCCCTTCGGCACAAGAGTTCGCGTGACCGAACAGACGAACTACAAATCCGTAGTCGTTCGTATCACCGACCGGGGACCTTGGGTTCGAGGCCGTGTCCTCGATCTTTCGCTCGGTGCTGCACGCAGCTTGGGAATTACAGACCGTGGCGTGGCTCAGGTTCGCGCGGACGTGCTATAG
- a CDS encoding AraC family transcriptional regulator: MKFTRSRGFNSVPSATGGIARLACARLKEMGKDPTVILSKVGLTPEEARDPSVRLEVRTQIKLLELAAEEVLDECLGFHLARSFDLREIGLVYYVIASSEQLADALRNAERYSQINNEGVRLRFSMRDGAAVIAVDYVNVDRDADRQHIEFWLVTLVRICRQVTNGRLAPLRLKIKHFRNGMPAEYKAFFGVEIEFGANADEIWFPRPIALLSLVGRDERLNELLRRYAEEALARKPRERLTVRSKVEDILQELLPHGRATATEVARRLGMSSRTLSRKLGDESTSFAEIQDQLRAALAKRYLQDKTLPISQIAWLLGYREVSSLTHAFKRWTGTTPQRYRSGH; the protein is encoded by the coding sequence ATGAAGTTCACAAGATCAAGAGGCTTCAATTCGGTACCAAGCGCCACCGGCGGGATCGCACGACTGGCATGCGCTCGGCTCAAGGAGATGGGCAAGGATCCCACCGTCATTCTCTCGAAGGTGGGATTGACGCCCGAAGAGGCCCGGGACCCATCCGTCCGGCTAGAGGTACGAACCCAGATCAAGCTGCTGGAGTTGGCCGCCGAAGAGGTGCTGGACGAATGTCTCGGTTTCCACCTGGCGCGCAGCTTCGACCTGCGCGAGATCGGTCTGGTTTACTATGTGATAGCGTCGTCGGAGCAACTCGCAGATGCGCTTCGGAACGCCGAAAGGTACAGCCAAATCAACAATGAAGGCGTTCGTCTGCGTTTCAGTATGCGGGACGGGGCAGCAGTGATTGCGGTTGATTACGTCAACGTCGACCGGGATGCCGACAGGCAGCATATAGAGTTCTGGCTGGTGACTCTGGTGCGCATTTGCCGACAGGTGACAAACGGCCGCTTGGCACCGTTGCGGCTGAAGATAAAGCATTTCCGAAATGGGATGCCAGCTGAATACAAAGCATTCTTCGGAGTTGAAATCGAGTTTGGCGCTAACGCTGACGAGATCTGGTTTCCCCGACCGATCGCCTTGCTTTCTCTTGTGGGACGCGACGAACGGCTAAATGAGCTATTACGGCGCTACGCGGAAGAGGCGCTGGCGCGCAAGCCCCGAGAGCGTCTCACGGTCCGTTCGAAGGTAGAGGACATTTTGCAGGAACTGCTGCCGCACGGCAGAGCCACGGCGACGGAAGTTGCGCGGCGGCTCGGAATGAGCTCGCGAACATTGTCGCGCAAGCTTGGCGATGAGAGTACTTCTTTCGCGGAGATACAGGACCAACTGCGGGCCGCCCTCGCCAAGCGTTATCTTCAGGATAAGACGTTGCCTATTTCCCAGATTGCATGGCTGCTTGGCTATCGCGAGGTCAGCTCGCTTACACATGCTTTCAAACGGTGGACCGGCACGACGCCCCAACGATACCGTTCTGGTCACTAG
- a CDS encoding DinB family protein, with the protein MSMDQVKQFAHYNKWANARLYAAALDLSERSYRLHIGVFFGGLHGTLNHLLLTDRLWLRRLTGEGDHPNGLDAILYEDRMELARARIAEDDRLIKVIESYDEAALKSLHSYKTTSGMPQSQVLADILMHLFNHQTHYRGQAHACLSILTGGEPPPLDLLAFQRGGTAPDLQNIASKLRQFRSG; encoded by the coding sequence ATGTCCATGGACCAAGTCAAACAGTTTGCGCATTACAATAAGTGGGCCAACGCACGTCTATATGCCGCAGCGCTTGATCTGTCAGAGCGATCTTACCGGCTTCACATCGGCGTCTTCTTCGGCGGCCTTCACGGCACGCTTAACCACCTGCTCCTCACGGACCGCCTCTGGTTGAGGCGGTTAACCGGTGAGGGCGACCACCCAAACGGACTAGATGCCATCTTGTACGAAGACCGCATGGAATTGGCCCGTGCGCGTATTGCAGAGGATGATCGGCTCATCAAAGTAATCGAAAGCTACGATGAAGCAGCGCTGAAAAGTCTGCACAGCTATAAGACTACTTCAGGAATGCCCCAATCGCAGGTGCTGGCCGATATCCTGATGCATCTCTTCAACCACCAAACGCATTACCGTGGACAGGCGCATGCATGCCTATCAATACTGACGGGAGGTGAGCCGCCGCCCCTTGATCTTCTTGCTTTTCAGCGGGGTGGCACAGCACCAGACCTCCAGAACATTGCTTCGAAGTTACGTCAGTTCAGAAGCGGGTAG